A region of the Corynebacterium falsenii genome:
CCGCCGATGCGATCAACGACGATCGCGTGGATGCGCTGGTGGTGTGCGGCGGCGATGGGCTGATCAACTTGGCCCTCCAGGAGCAGGCGCAGTCCGGCAAGCCGTTGGGGATCATCCCCGCTGGTACGGGCAACGATCACGCGCGCGAGTACAACATTCCGCTGCATGCGGAGAAGGCTGCGGACGTGATTGCCGATGGGTTCTGGACGACCACCGACTTGGGCACCATGCGGGCGGACGCGCCGGATGTGGACCCGCACTGGTTCGGCACGATCGCGTGCGCGGGCTTCGATTCTTTGGTGAGTGACCGCACGAACAAGATCACGTGGCCGAAGGGGCGCAACCGCTACAACCTGGCGATTGTGTTGGAGTTCCTGAACTTCCACTCGCTGCCCGCGCGGGTGGTGCTGGATCCGGGGACGGACCAGGAGCGGGAGCTGGGCGACCGCGTGACGCTGTGCGCGATCGGCAATACCCGCACTTACGGCGGCGGCATGTACATCTGCCCGGATGCGAATCACCACGATGGGCTGTTCGATGTGACGGTCATGGGGCGCATGAACCGTGCCGAGGTGGTGTGGAAGTTCGGCAAGATCTTCCGCGGCAGCATCCGTGGGGAAAACGGCATCGAGATGTATCAGGCCAAGAAGGTGCGCGTGGAGATGGATGGCATCAACGGCTACGCGGATGGTGAGCTGTACGCACCGTTGCCGATGGAGGTTGAGGTTGTGCCGGGAGCGGGGAAGTACCTGGTGCCGCGGCCGTAGGCGGTGGGTGGCGCTGTGGGGGCAGCGCTGTGGATGCTACGCCTCCGCCTCCACGTCCTTGATATCCCGATCCAGCGGTGCACTCGGCACGGGCTGCGCTGCCGCGAACTGCGCTGCCACCACACCATCCGTGCGGCCGTTGTTCGGCGCTGGCGGGGTGTAGCGCTCGCCGGGCTCGCCGATGGTGGTGCCGAAGCCTACCTTGGGGGTGTGGCCGGTTGTTTCGGACGGTCCCTGGGCCTTCTTCTTGCCCGACCCACCTGTGACGGCGCGGACGACCTTGCTCGCAGTCTGCGGTGCGTAGACCTGCGGCAGCGTGAGAGCTGCGTGGCGTGCGGTGGTGGTCGCGCGATTGATGGCGGACTTGATGGGGTTGCTCATCGTCACTCGTTTTCTGGCGGTCGGTGGGCGGTTCTTGCTGCGCTCCATCTTAGCCGCCCGAGCCGATGAATCCCCTCGCGGCGCGCGCGTACGCCGACCGGACTCACCTAGCTGGCGAACGTCACTGCGGTGCCGGCCGCGCTGACGAGGATCACCGCCCCGTCGCCCAGCGATTGGTACGCTACGTCCACGCCGACCACCCCGTGCGCACCGAGTTCGATTGCCCTGTCCACCATCTCCGCGAGGGCGGATTCGCGGGCATTGCGGATCTCGCCTTCGTATGAACCCGAACGACCGCCCACTAAATTGCGGAAGGATGCGCCGATGTCCTTCAGAGCGTTAATGCCGGCGACGGTCTCGCCCGACACAACACGCAGGTAGTTGTTGATTTCGTGACCGTCGACGGTGTTGGTGGTTGTGACGAGCATTGCGGGCTCCCTTTCGGTTCTTCTGGTGCGGCCAACGTTGGCCTCGTGCTCCTTCTTACCTTCGACGCCACCCCCATGCACTTTCGCCTCGAAGTGTGCGATGGGGTTGGGCGGAGGGCTAAACAGGAAAGATTTAGGACTCGACCTTCGTAGGGGTTTGGATCAGGTCGAGGGTCACGTCGTCCAGCGGGTTAGCGAGGTCGAGCCTCATTTCAACGACTGATTTCGAACCGGCCATCGTAGTTTCTACCGCATCCCGGGGCGTTCCGGTGCCTACGTAGAAGAAAGACCTTCCTTCGAAATCATCCTTCTTTACGAAGATCGGGAGCTCATGTTGTCCAGCAGCGATCTCGCGTTCCAGTTTGGAACTGAGCGTCTTTCCGGAGCGAGTGAACCACCTTAGCGTCTCTCGAGACTCGAAGGCATCTTCGTACTGGGTGGTCGAAGAAATTTGAGAATCTTTGTGATAGGTAACGAAGATCGGGCACGTATTAGTATCCCGATCCAGCTTGTAGCCGAAAATACCTCCGTACTCATTCTTGCGCCAGTTCAACAAACGGCAGGCATCTTTACGTGTGTACTTTCTGCCGACAACGAGGGCGATAGCGCAATTATAGTCATGGCGGTTGGTGTGCAAGCCGGCGTCGATAACATCATCAACATGACGCTTAAACTCTGCGGAGTTCTGGTACTCCTGATAGAAATCTTCGTTGACTGAAAAGTAACTATCGGGGCCGGCTGATCGGTGAAAATCAGCCAACTTCACATGACCATATTTCTTCTGCTCAGGAGCGGTGAACCAATCGAGGCTGAAGATCTGCGTTAGACAGTTAATTGCGACTGAGTTCAGTGTTCCAGCAGGCGCTGGGGAACAGAATTTCGATAGGGCGATATCTAGGTCTGCTACAGATACCCGTTGGTGCTTCAATAGCTCCCTCAACAAGACCAATTCTTGAGGCCGTTTGCCGTTGAGGAACTCGTTATCAAGCAAATTCAGGTAGTAGGACTGCTTCTCTGTGGGGCCAGAATCCACCTTACCGATATGTTTTTGGAACTCCCAGAAGTTATTCAACCCAGCGGGATGCGTAGCGATAATGGTGGGATTCAGCTTCTCGCTAGTTGCAAAATCTAGGCGCATAGGTTGCCGGCCTAGAGCCGCTTCCAGCTGGCGATAAATCCGACACAGATTGACCATACTGTCAAGCTTCGTGTGATTGAGAGACTTGAGGATGCGCTGGTAGGAAATCTCGTCAACATTGACAGAGCTCAGCCCAAAGATGGTTCGAGACCTGCGTGCTGTCGCTAGTTCCTGCCGCAGTCCATCTTTGTCAAGATTCTTGTCCTCGAACAACGAAAGTGCGATGTTGTAATTGTTTTGGTAGTTGCCAACAAAGTCGATTACCCGGAGATGGGTCTTTCCCTTGAGTTTGCGTAGACCACGCCCAAGCTGCTGGGTAAAGATAATGGGCGACTGTGTTGGACGCATCATGACTATCTGGTTTACGCAAGGGATGTCAATACCCTCGTTGAAGATGTCAACAGTGAGAATGTAATCCAGTTGGCCGGATTCCAATTCCTTAACGATGTTAACTCTCGAGCTCATTGAATCGGTGCCCGTGAGGACTTTCGTGCGAAGCTTCCTTCCGTACACCTCTTTCTCATTGAGAAGCATTGAAAGCTCGTCTGCCTCAGTGGTAGAGGAACAGAACATGAGACCGTGAACATCGCGAGAAAGTCCGTAGATTCCCAAACAATCCACGAGATGTTCGACCCTCTCAGGGCTCACAAGCCTGGCTAGATCAGAACTCTCCGTAACGGTATTTCCATCGCTGTCCACGTAGTCGGTCACAGCCTGGTATGTGAATGGTACAAGCATCTTTTCTTCAAGAGCTTGCTGGAGCCGAATATTCTGCGCAACGTTATGATCAAATAGGCTGAAAACGTTGAAGCCGTCAGTTCTCTCCGGTGTAGCCGTCATGCCGAGTGTGAACTTAGCACTGAAGTGCTCCAAGATCTTTCGGTAAGACTGTGCTCCCGCGCGGTGCACTTCATCGATAATGATGAGATCGAAGTGATTCGGATCGATTG
Encoded here:
- a CDS encoding YbjQ family protein — protein: MLVTTTNTVDGHEINNYLRVVSGETVAGINALKDIGASFRNLVGGRSGSYEGEIRNARESALAEMVDRAIELGAHGVVGVDVAYQSLGDGAVILVSAAGTAVTFAS
- a CDS encoding diacylglycerol kinase — its product is MSVPETFQVGHAQIGTVALLTNPAAGKGSAADAATVARERLNNRGVDVVSIQGATPEASRKLAADAINDDRVDALVVCGGDGLINLALQEQAQSGKPLGIIPAGTGNDHAREYNIPLHAEKAADVIADGFWTTTDLGTMRADAPDVDPHWFGTIACAGFDSLVSDRTNKITWPKGRNRYNLAIVLEFLNFHSLPARVVLDPGTDQERELGDRVTLCAIGNTRTYGGGMYICPDANHHDGLFDVTVMGRMNRAEVVWKFGKIFRGSIRGENGIEMYQAKKVRVEMDGINGYADGELYAPLPMEVEVVPGAGKYLVPRP
- a CDS encoding DUF3427 domain-containing protein → MESLDNIITKTGSKLSTEDAIKADTNFGFLDREGDVNRGFHPRLIANAGPITMKAAIQHELARCTTFKFSVAFITTSAIAELKNDLVELARGRKGTIYTSTYLDFNEPAAFEELMALENVEVRVLKNKDAFHSKGYIFEQEGATTAIIGSSNLTRGALLENSEWNMQFSALPGGDIVDQLNNAIDHLHRESEPLTQEWIDHYAETRRPRPNPAADDGASEEVVPDGKLVPNKMQNDTLDELKKLELAGESKALIVSATGTGKTILSAFATQQFNPERMLFIAHREQILDKATEEYQRVLEDASSDTCGKFVGSRRELDQNYTFATIQSLTNRNTLESIDPNHFDLIIIDEVHRAGAQSYRKILEHFSAKFTLGMTATPERTDGFNVFSLFDHNVAQNIRLQQALEEKMLVPFTYQAVTDYVDSDGNTVTESSDLARLVSPERVEHLVDCLGIYGLSRDVHGLMFCSSTTEADELSMLLNEKEVYGRKLRTKVLTGTDSMSSRVNIVKELESGQLDYILTVDIFNEGIDIPCVNQIVMMRPTQSPIIFTQQLGRGLRKLKGKTHLRVIDFVGNYQNNYNIALSLFEDKNLDKDGLRQELATARRSRTIFGLSSVNVDEISYQRILKSLNHTKLDSMVNLCRIYRQLEAALGRQPMRLDFATSEKLNPTIIATHPAGLNNFWEFQKHIGKVDSGPTEKQSYYLNLLDNEFLNGKRPQELVLLRELLKHQRVSVADLDIALSKFCSPAPAGTLNSVAINCLTQIFSLDWFTAPEQKKYGHVKLADFHRSAGPDSYFSVNEDFYQEYQNSAEFKRHVDDVIDAGLHTNRHDYNCAIALVVGRKYTRKDACRLLNWRKNEYGGIFGYKLDRDTNTCPIFVTYHKDSQISSTTQYEDAFESRETLRWFTRSGKTLSSKLEREIAAGQHELPIFVKKDDFEGRSFFYVGTGTPRDAVETTMAGSKSVVEMRLDLANPLDDVTLDLIQTPTKVES